CTCGCTGCCAAGGCGCAAAAAGAGCGCAGCTTCTAGTCACGGCACTGCGCTCGTTCTTTCGATTCTTGTTGCGCGAGGCGAAGACCCAGATCGATCTGGCCGCTTGTGTGCCGGCCGTCGCGGATTGGCGCTTGTCGTCCGTTCCCAAATTCCTGACCGCGGAGGAGATCCAACGCCTGTTGGATGGCTGCGATCGCACGACAGCGACAGGGAGACGCGACTATGCGGTCCTGGTCCTCCTCGCCCGCCTTGGACTACGTGCCGGCGAGGTCGTCGCCCTCGAAATCGATGACATCAATTGGCGAGCCGGCGAAGTGATGATTCGCGGGAAAGGCTTCGTGCATGAGCGCTTACCGTTGCTCACCGAACCGGGAGAGGCGATGGCTGCCTACTTGCGTCGGGATCGTCCCGAGACCCGCTCGCGCCGGGTCTTCGTTCGCATGAAGGCACCCCATTCGGGCTTCGCCGGGCCATCAACCGTCTCGACCATTGTTCGGCGCGCTCTGGAACGCGCCAGTCTCCAACCGCCTGCCAAGGGCGCCCACCTACTCCGCCACACCCTGGCGACGGAGATGCTCCGAGGGGGTGCATCCATGAGCGAGATCGGCCAAGTGCTCCGACATCGCTCCCCGAACACCACGGAGATTTACGCCAAAGTCGACCTCTCCGGTCTCCGCTCCCTTGCCCCACCGTGGCCGGACATAGGGGGTGGGCAATGAACCAGCTACGTGACGCTTTGGAGGAGTATCTTGCCGTGCGCCGGAGCCTGGGATTTGGCCTGCGGATACCGGCGAGCTTGCTACATAACTTTGTCTCCTTTCTGGAAGCCAACGAGGCGACCTATATTACCCGAGCGTTGGCGATTCGCTGGGCCGAACAACCCCGCGACGCGCAGCTAGCCACATGGGCGGGGCGCCTGGGAGTGGTGCGTCGCTTCGCCCGCTGGCGCAGCGTGACCGATCCGCGCACCGAGATCCCACCGGATGGCCTCTTGCCTTACCGCTACCACCGTAACCCTCCTTACATTTACACCGATGAGGAGATCGAGCGGCTCCTTGGCGCCGCCGCAGGGCTGCCTTCCGCCAATGGCCTGAAAGCCCGCAGCTACTTGACGCTGTTCGGCCTGCTTTCCGTCACGGGCATGCGCGTAAGCGAAGCACTCATGCTCGATCGTGTGGATGTCGATTTGGAGCAAGGAATCCTTACCATACGACGCACGAAGTTCGGCAAGTCACGGTTGGTGCCAGTCCATCGCTCAACCCGCGATGCGCTGGAAAGCTACGACACGCAAAGAACGCGTGTGTTTCCCCGCCCGGAAACACCGGCATTCTTTCTCTCCGAGCGTGGTCGACGCATCACGGAGTGGAGCGCGCGTTACACCTTCGCGAAACTCTCCCAACGGATCGGCCTGCGCGGCGCCGCGAAGGGTCACGGGCGCGGACCGCGGATTCATGACATGCGCCACCGATTTGCGGCCCGCACGTTACTGCAATGGTACCGCGCGGGGGTCGATGTCGAGCACGAGTTACCCAAGCTTGCCACCTATCTTGGCCACGTTCACGTGAATGAGACCTACTGGTATCTCGAGGCCGTCCCGGAACTCCTCCAGTTGGCCACCAAGCGCCTGATGGAGAAGGCCGAGGAGGTCCGCTCATGATCGCCAACAGCTTTCCCGCCATGCTTCAATCCTTTTTCACGGAGCGCCTATTTCGGCAACGCTGCGCCAGCGGACACACCATCGCTGGATACCGTGATGCCTTCCGTCTTCTTCTGCGTTACGCAGCAGAACGCCTCGGCACAGCGCCCTCGAAACTGCGGCTCGAGGATCTCGATGCGTCCTTCATCGGGCAGTTCCTCGATCATCTCGAACAGGAGCGGGGAAACAGCGCGCGCACCCGCAACGCCCGCCTGGCTGCAATCCATTCGTTCTTTCAATATGTCGCTTTGGAGGAGCCCGCCCATGCGCTGCTTTGCCAGCGCGTCCTGGCCATGCCGAACAAACGCCATGAGCGCCGGCTGATCGAGTTTCTCCACCGCGATGAGATCGATGCATTGATCGCCGCTCCAGACCCCTCCACGTGGATCGGCCGCCGGGATCGAACCTTCCTGACCGTGGCCGTTCAGACAGGACTGCGGGTTTCTGAACTGATCGGACTTCGCTGTCAGGACGTCGTTCTGGAAACCGGGGCCCATGTGACATGCCTAGGAAAAGGCAGAAAACAACGCGCAACACCACTGAGTGAGGAAGTTGCGGCCATGTTGGGCAGTTGGCTGCAAGAGCGTAACGGCTTGCCTCAAGAGCCAGTCTTTCCCAGCAGCCGCGGCGGGCCACTCAGCCGGGATGCGATCGAACGCCTGGTCGCAAAACATGCCAAGATAGCCGAGCAAAGCTGTCCCTCCCTGCGCCGCAAAAAAGTGACCGCCCATGTCCTGAGGCACAGCGCCGCGATGGACCTTTTGCAGCACGGTATCGATCGATCGGTGATTGCCCTCTGGCTGGGACATGAGTCCGTGGAAACGACACAGATGTATCTCCATGCAGACCTCCGCCTGAAGGAGCAGGCGCTGTCTCGCACCACGCCCCGAGGGATCGAACCGGCTCGCTACCGCCCCGACGACCAGCTGCTGGCATTCCTCGAGAGCCTGTGATTATGCCGACTCGAGGCACCGCCCGAGCGCCGCCAGCCGCTTTCCAGCAGCGCGATTCGGCATAATCCGGTTGTCGGCATGATGACGCAAGTCGTGTAGCCGGGGTCGCCGCCGTCCGTTTTGGTCGGGCAGAGTGGCGGTCAGGCGACGGAAAACGGCCCTGACGTTGTCGTAACCCAGCGGGTTGCCTTGAGTGTTGACGAACCAGTGGCAAGCCGCACGGCCGGCCAAAAAGTGGTCGCGTCGGCGCCGATAATCGGCCAATACCGCCACACTCGTAGCGTGGAGTGGCACCAGCCGGGACTTGCCAAACTTGGTGGAGCGCAACGTCAAGACCCCCTCATCGAGATCGACGTCATCGATTGTCAACGCCAGGGCTTCGCCGATGCGCAGACCCGCGACGCTGAGTAGGCCAAATAGACAATGGTAGGTGTGATTGGCCAGTTCATCCTGGGCTGGCAGCCGCGACGCGCCCAGCAGCAAGGTTTCGATGTCCCCGTTGGTAAAGAAGTAGGGTCTTGGCGAGCGGCGGGGAAATGGCAGCAACTGTGAGGGTGGGATCTCTGTACGCTCATCGAAGGCCCGGCAGTACCGGGCGAAGCCGCGCACGAAGCCCAAGCGCCTCGCCCATTGCTCCGGCCGGACCGCTGTGGGTTGTTTCGCCCAGGCGAGCGCGAGATCTGTGCGGATGGTATCGGCCTGTTGCTGTTCCATGAAACCGACAAAAGTCGACAGCCCTGTTCCGTCGCTGTGTAATTTGAATCCGAGGGCGCGGCGCATCGTCAGGTAATCGTCCAGTAAATCCCGCAACGTGCTCATATCGCACCCCCCGGCCACGGCGCGCTCAACGGTCGCAGCGCCGCAAAATCGACTTTCGCGTAAATACTGGTGGTCTTTATATGACGGTGTCGCAAGACGCTGGCGATCTCGGTCAGCGCGGCGCCGTGACGCAACATGTCGATAGCCAGGGCATGGCGGAACTGGTGGGCTCCGTGGTGCGGGGCGTCCACACCAGCGCGCCGAAGGGCAGCCCCCACGAGAGTAGTAACAGTCTGCGCTGCTCCCAGCCCACGCAACGGCGCCACGGCGCGCAAAAACAGGCGGCGACTGTCACTGCGGGGGCGTCCGTGACGCAGGTAATCGGCAATCGCTTCGCCTACATCCGTCGGCAAGGGCAGACTGGCGGGCTGTGCGCCTTTTCCACAGATGCTGATCACGCCCGCTTCCCAATCGATGCTCTCCAGGGACAGCGAGACGATTTCGCCCGCCCGCAGACCCAGGCGCGCCAGTAGCAGGAGGATGGCGTAATCACGGCGTCCGACTGGCGTGTTGCGCGGACAGTGGGCGAGAACGGCGCGCACATGCTCCGCGGCGATGGCGCGAGGGATCCCGGTCATCGACCAGTTGGGTACGGTCGGCACCGCCGCGACCAGGTCGCATGACAGCAGACCGCTATGGTGCAGGTAGCGAAAGAACGCCCGAAGCGCCGTCGTTGCTGACTTGGCTACAGACGGGCTCAGATGAGCGGCTTGTTGCCGGACGAATCTGATGACGTCCGCCGCCCGTAAGGTCTGGAATTTTACCTGGCCTTGGCCGAAACACTCGGACAGGAATTGCTCGACAAACGGGCAGTATTTGATCAGCGTGCGATCCGACAGCGCCCGCTCCTGCTGCAGGTACTCGGCGAAGGCGCGGACGGTTTGTTGGACCGGCGTAGCCTGCGTGGGCACGGGCAGCGGGCCAATGATGTCGCGCTGGCGCAAGAAATCCACAAAGCGGCCCAGAGCCGCCCGCTCACCCGCCTGAACCACGGGTCGTCCTACCATCGAACCGAAGAAACGCCCGACCTGCTCATCGGTGATCGACCTGGCGGGGATCTGCTTAGCCTCAAGCCAGCAGCTGAAATACGCGACCACCCGGATCTGCCGACCGAGTAGATGGCGTTTAAAACCTTGAGCGTCCAAGTGACTGGCGAAGGCATCTAGAAAGGGCGTTAACGGACCCACCGGCTCATGCCGCAACGTCCACAATCTTTCGACAATTGGTTGCATTTTGACTCTCCTCTCTGATCAGGGAGGAGATAGCCTATGCCGAGCACCGATGGGCTCAGAATCAACCTCTACCATGGATTTGCCGCTTTACTCGGCATAGTCTGAAACTCGGCATAGTGGGGCCTATGCCGAGTTCGGCATAGGCCCCAGTCGACTTGGCTCTGTTCGCCGGGCAGGGTCTTCAGGCGCAGA
The Gammaproteobacteria bacterium DNA segment above includes these coding regions:
- a CDS encoding site-specific integrase codes for the protein MLKEFLKQGDFLERLHSNPLREHLDSFSTSLVEEAYASSTVRLKLLWVVEFGWWLQEEQLTAEQLSEHIVDRFLKELQRLGQLQRGQRPTTLRFVAYLQSQGVIPFPEPVCDTSPLAELERRYERYLRTERGLTTATVLNYRPAAHGFLVHHFGDGPLRIEELTGSDISTYVLTHARCQGAKRAQLLVTALRSFFRFLLREAKTQIDLAACVPAVADWRLSSVPKFLTAEEIQRLLDGCDRTTATGRRDYAVLVLLARLGLRAGEVVALEIDDINWRAGEVMIRGKGFVHERLPLLTEPGEAMAAYLRRDRPETRSRRVFVRMKAPHSGFAGPSTVSTIVRRALERASLQPPAKGAHLLRHTLATEMLRGGASMSEIGQVLRHRSPNTTEIYAKVDLSGLRSLAPPWPDIGGGQ
- a CDS encoding tyrosine-type recombinase/integrase, with translation MNQLRDALEEYLAVRRSLGFGLRIPASLLHNFVSFLEANEATYITRALAIRWAEQPRDAQLATWAGRLGVVRRFARWRSVTDPRTEIPPDGLLPYRYHRNPPYIYTDEEIERLLGAAAGLPSANGLKARSYLTLFGLLSVTGMRVSEALMLDRVDVDLEQGILTIRRTKFGKSRLVPVHRSTRDALESYDTQRTRVFPRPETPAFFLSERGRRITEWSARYTFAKLSQRIGLRGAAKGHGRGPRIHDMRHRFAARTLLQWYRAGVDVEHELPKLATYLGHVHVNETYWYLEAVPELLQLATKRLMEKAEEVRS
- a CDS encoding site-specific integrase; protein product: MIANSFPAMLQSFFTERLFRQRCASGHTIAGYRDAFRLLLRYAAERLGTAPSKLRLEDLDASFIGQFLDHLEQERGNSARTRNARLAAIHSFFQYVALEEPAHALLCQRVLAMPNKRHERRLIEFLHRDEIDALIAAPDPSTWIGRRDRTFLTVAVQTGLRVSELIGLRCQDVVLETGAHVTCLGKGRKQRATPLSEEVAAMLGSWLQERNGLPQEPVFPSSRGGPLSRDAIERLVAKHAKIAEQSCPSLRRKKVTAHVLRHSAAMDLLQHGIDRSVIALWLGHESVETTQMYLHADLRLKEQALSRTTPRGIEPARYRPDDQLLAFLESL
- a CDS encoding tyrosine-type recombinase/integrase, which produces MSTLRDLLDDYLTMRRALGFKLHSDGTGLSTFVGFMEQQQADTIRTDLALAWAKQPTAVRPEQWARRLGFVRGFARYCRAFDERTEIPPSQLLPFPRRSPRPYFFTNGDIETLLLGASRLPAQDELANHTYHCLFGLLSVAGLRIGEALALTIDDVDLDEGVLTLRSTKFGKSRLVPLHATSVAVLADYRRRRDHFLAGRAACHWFVNTQGNPLGYDNVRAVFRRLTATLPDQNGRRRPRLHDLRHHADNRIMPNRAAGKRLAALGRCLESA
- a CDS encoding site-specific integrase translates to MQPIVERLWTLRHEPVGPLTPFLDAFASHLDAQGFKRHLLGRQIRVVAYFSCWLEAKQIPARSITDEQVGRFFGSMVGRPVVQAGERAALGRFVDFLRQRDIIGPLPVPTQATPVQQTVRAFAEYLQQERALSDRTLIKYCPFVEQFLSECFGQGQVKFQTLRAADVIRFVRQQAAHLSPSVAKSATTALRAFFRYLHHSGLLSCDLVAAVPTVPNWSMTGIPRAIAAEHVRAVLAHCPRNTPVGRRDYAILLLLARLGLRAGEIVSLSLESIDWEAGVISICGKGAQPASLPLPTDVGEAIADYLRHGRPRSDSRRLFLRAVAPLRGLGAAQTVTTLVGAALRRAGVDAPHHGAHQFRHALAIDMLRHGAALTEIASVLRHRHIKTTSIYAKVDFAALRPLSAPWPGGAI